Proteins co-encoded in one Prunus persica cultivar Lovell chromosome G6, Prunus_persica_NCBIv2, whole genome shotgun sequence genomic window:
- the LOC18772623 gene encoding WRKY transcription factor WRKY24 produces MASSSGSLDTSANSHPTFTFSTHPFMTTSFSDLLASGTDEDPSTNTTARHVGHGGLADRIAERTGSGVPKFKSLPPPSLPISPPSVSPSSYFAIPAGLSPAELLDSPVLLSTSNILPSPTTGSFAAQAFWKANSGNNQQIVKQESKNYSDFSFQTQTRPLTSSSTMFQSTNSTIQTAQEQAWSNSYFQAQEPQKQDDFSSGKSMVKPEYGSVQSFSSGMATNIQNISQANGGFQSEYSNYNHQQSQTLSRKSDDGFNWRKYGQKQVKGSENPRSYYKCTYPNCPTKKKVERSLDGQITEIVYKGNHNHPKPQNTRRSSSNSSHAIQASNPNTNEIPDQSFANHGNSQMDSIGTPENSSISMGDDDFEQSSQKSKSGGGDEFDEDEPNAKRWKKEVDNEGISAPGSRTVREPRVVVQTTSDIDILDDGYRWRKYGQKVVKGNPNPRSYYKCTNPGCPVRKHVERASHDLRAVITTYEGKHNHDVPAARGSGSHASVNRALPNNNNNVATAMRPVAHQTNNLRQQTSEGQQAPFTLEMLQSPESFGFAGFDNSMGLYMNQAQLNENMFSKTKEEPRDDAFFESLLC; encoded by the exons atGGCCTCCTCTTCTGGGAGCTTAGACACTTCTGCAAATTCACACCCAACCTTCACTTTCTCGACGCACCCGTTCATGACCACCTCCTTCTCTGATCTCTTAGCCTCTGGCACAGATGAAGACCCCAGCACCAACACCACAGCTCGACATGTTGGCCATGGCGGGCTAGCAGATCGAATAGCAGAACGTACTGGGTCTGGTGTGCCCAAATTCAagtctcttcctcctccttcgCTGCCCATTTCTCCTCCCTCCGTTTCTCCCTCTTCTTACTTCGCAATCCCAGCTGGGTTGAGCCCAGCTGAGCTTCTTGACTCTCCTGTCCTCCTAAGCACTTCAAAC ATTCTTCCATCTCCAACTACCGGAAGTTTTGCAGCTCAGGCCTTTTGGAAGGCCAATTCTGGAAACAACCAGCAGATTGTTAAACAGGAAAGCAAGAACTACTCAGATTTCTCTTTCCAAACACAAACAAGACCCCTCACTTCATCATCAACAATGTTTCAATCTACTAACAGCACAATTCAAACT GCACAAGAACAGGCATGGAGTAACAGTTACTTTCAGGCACAAGAACCCCAAAAGCAAGATGATTTTTCCTCAGGGAAGAGTATGgtgaaacctgaatatggttCTGTGCAGAGCTTCTCATCTGGAATGGCCACCAATATCCAAAATATTAGTCAGGCCAATGGTGGTTTCCAATCTGAGTATAGCAACTACAACCACCAACAATCTCAGACCTTGAGCAGGAAGTCAGATGATGGGTTCaattggagaaaatatggTCAAAAACAAGTGAAGGGAAGTGAAAATCCAAGAAGCTATTACAAGTGTACTTACCCCAATTGCCCAACTAAGAAGAAAGTAGAGAGGTCTTTGGATGGGCAAATCACTGAGATAGTTTACAAGGGCAACCATAACCATCCCAAGCCACAGAATACTAGAAGATCATCATCAAATTCTTCTCATGCAATTCAGGCTTCTAATCCCAACACCAATGAAATCCCAGATCAGTCTTTTGCCAATCATGGTAACTCACAAATGGATTCCATTGGAACTCCAGAAAATTCATCCATTTCGATGGGAGATGATGATTTTGAACAGAGTTCTCAGAAAAGCAAGTCAGGAGGAGGGGATGaatttgatgaagatgaaCCTAATGCCAAAAGATG GAAAAAGGAAGTTGATAATGAAGGTATTTCAGCTCCTGGGAGCAGAACAGTGAGAGAGCCTAGAGTTGTAGTTCAAACAACCAGTGATATTGATATTCTAGATGATGGGTACAGATGGAGGAAGTACGGGCAGAAGGTGGTAAAGGGCAATCCAAATCCAAG GAGCTACTACAAGTGCACAAATCCAGGATGTCCAGTGAGAAAGCATGTTGAGAGAGCTTCTCATGATCTTAGAGCTGTGATCACAACCTATGAAGGAAAGCACAACCATGATGTTCCGGCAGCTCGTGGCAGCGGCAGCCATGCTTCTGTCAATAGGGCTCTaccaaacaacaacaacaatgtaGCCACAGCAATGAGGCCTGTGGCCCATCAAACTAACAACTTAAGGCAACAAACATCAGAAGGGCAACAAGCACCCTTTACCCTAGAGATGTTGCAGAGCCCCGAGAGTTTCGGATTTGCAGGGTTTGATAACTCTATGGGGTTATACATGAACCAAGCGCAGCTCAATGAGAACATGTTTTCTAAAACCAAGGAGGAGCCAAGAGATGATGCATTTTTTGAATCATTGCTAtgctga